The DNA segment ACGACGGTCGTCTCCAAACTTGAAATCGGCGATTCGATGGTTGCCGAGCGAGAAATCGAAGGCGGAACGAAAGAAATCGTTCAGCTTTCAAAGCCCGCCTTGATTGGAGCCAACAAAGGCCTCAACATGCCACGCTACCCAAGCCTTCCAGGCATCATGAAGGCTAAAAAGAAAGTCATCAAAGAGCTAACTTTGGACGGCCTTGGCCTAGCCTCTGCGCAAGCTGCATTCAAGCACACGGCATTTCAACTGCCCGCCGAAAAACCACCTGTGAAAATGCTCGAGGGCGATGCCGCCGCTCAGTCTAAAACTCTCGCCACGCTTCTTCGACAAGAAGCAAAAGTATTGTGAGGTCGCCGATGTCAAAAGTTTTAATTTTTGCAGAAATCGCAGATGGTAAAGTCAAAAAAGGAGCCTTCGAACTTTTAACAGCGGCGCGGTCTGCTTCGCTGAGTACTCAGGTACTCGCGCTTGGCACCGGTTCAAAAGCAGCGCTGCAAACCTTGAGCGGCTGGTCGATTACAGAAGCTTTCGCCGGCGACAACTCTGCATTTAATAACTACAATCCGGAAGTGTTCGCTGAGACCGTCGCGTCGGCGATCAAAGACTCGGGTGCGGACATCGTCCTCGCTTCTTCATCCCTTTTGGCGCGCGACTTGTTTCCGCGTGTTGCTGCAAAGCTAGGTTCTGCAGCTGTTAGCGACTGCACGGATCTCACTTTGGCTGGCGGACTGAAGGTTCGTCGACCGATGTATTCTGGCAAGTGTTCAGCTGAAGTTACTTTCCTCGCAAATGGACCTAAAATTGTTTTGATGCGTGCCAACCAACTTCCGGTTGGGGAACCTGCTGGCGCTGGCGCAGTTACGGTAAAGGATCTCCCTGCACCAACAGCGACTGGTCTTCGAACTTTGATCAAAGACATCGTCAAAGGCGCAAGCGGCAAACTTGATCTCACAGAAGCCAACATCATCGTTTCCGGTGGTCGCGGCCTAAAGGAAGCGGCAAACTTTAAATTAGTTGAAGACCTTGCCGCCACTTGTGGAGCGACTGTCGGCGCCTCACGCGCAATTGTTGATGCTGGTTGGGTATCGCACTCGATTCAAGTTGGACAAACGGGTAAAACGGTTGCCCCAAGTCTGTACATCGCGATCGGCATCTCGGGGGCGATTCAGCATTTAGCCGGCATGAGCGGATCAAAGGTTATTGTCGCAATTAACAAAGACGCCAATGCTCCTATTTTCCAAAAAGCGAGCTACGGAGTCGTCGGCGATCTGTTTGAAGTCGTCCCCGCCTTGACGCAAGAATTTAAAACCTTGTTCCAATAGGTCGGTCCGGCGTTCTGCAATCGAGCTGTTTTAAAAGCAAAAAAGCGGCCCAACAAAGGGTCGCTTTTATTAAAGAATCATTTGTTCAAGATGCCTTTTAGCCGTGAATTTAGGTCTTACGCTCCGCCGTCACCGCCACCGTCACCGCCACCGTCACCGCCGCCATCACCGCCACCATCACCACCGCCGTAATATGGTAGCTGAGTTGGCATTGGAGCGAATATTGATGGAATGATACTGAAGATTACCGTATTTAAACTTCGCTCGTAAGTTCTTGCGACTCGCCCACAACCATCAATCTGCAGAACGCCACCGTTTGTGTCGTACATCAATTGAAAATTATTGGGATCCGAACAGCGACGGGCATCAGATTCCAAGTTGGCAACACGCGCATTCAAGGCTGTCGCTTTCTGATTAATAGTAGTGATCTTAGATTCCGCGATCGTGACCCGTGAAGTGACAGAACTAAGTCTCGATTCTGCGCTTACAACTCGC comes from the Deltaproteobacteria bacterium genome and includes:
- a CDS encoding electron transfer flavoprotein subunit alpha/FixB family protein; amino-acid sequence: MSKVLIFAEIADGKVKKGAFELLTAARSASLSTQVLALGTGSKAALQTLSGWSITEAFAGDNSAFNNYNPEVFAETVASAIKDSGADIVLASSSLLARDLFPRVAAKLGSAAVSDCTDLTLAGGLKVRRPMYSGKCSAEVTFLANGPKIVLMRANQLPVGEPAGAGAVTVKDLPAPTATGLRTLIKDIVKGASGKLDLTEANIIVSGGRGLKEAANFKLVEDLAATCGATVGASRAIVDAGWVSHSIQVGQTGKTVAPSLYIAIGISGAIQHLAGMSGSKVIVAINKDANAPIFQKASYGVVGDLFEVVPALTQEFKTLFQ